The Acidiferrobacterales bacterium genome includes a window with the following:
- the speB gene encoding agmatinase, giving the protein MSRTSADNAFTGKSSNAMGDETTYAGATSMFRRPYSKGVAESDLIFCGVPYDLAVTNRPGTRFGPRAIRTSSAQLSWSGGSWPFTVDPFEHLMATDYGDCEMDFGFPDKIPDEITAHTRHLLSGDGIIVTMGGDHFITYPILKAFYEKYGPLSLVHFDAHSDTWREDEERIHHGTMFFHAARHGLVVPERSVQIGLRTGNSETHGFNIMDANFVHQYGVSKVIENALEIVGDRPAYLTFDIDCLDPAFAPGTGTPVCGGLSTYQAQTLVRGLTGIDFKGMDLVEVAPAYDVGEITSLAGASIIMNFISLIAEQKKCAG; this is encoded by the coding sequence GGTGCAACCAGTATGTTTCGACGCCCCTATTCCAAGGGCGTTGCCGAATCTGATCTGATCTTCTGTGGAGTTCCGTATGATCTCGCAGTCACCAATCGTCCAGGCACCAGATTCGGACCGCGTGCAATTCGGACCTCATCAGCACAATTGTCCTGGAGTGGGGGTTCATGGCCATTTACAGTGGATCCATTTGAACACCTGATGGCTACCGACTATGGCGATTGCGAGATGGATTTCGGCTTTCCGGATAAGATTCCGGATGAAATCACCGCCCACACAAGACATCTGCTTTCGGGTGATGGCATTATTGTTACGATGGGAGGCGATCATTTCATCACCTATCCGATTCTGAAGGCGTTCTATGAAAAGTACGGGCCTCTATCGTTGGTTCACTTTGATGCGCATTCCGACACATGGCGTGAGGACGAGGAGCGTATCCATCATGGAACCATGTTCTTCCACGCCGCGAGGCATGGCTTGGTTGTACCGGAACGATCGGTGCAGATCGGCTTGAGGACCGGAAACTCGGAGACCCATGGTTTCAACATCATGGACGCGAATTTCGTTCACCAATATGGGGTGAGCAAAGTGATTGAGAATGCCCTTGAAATTGTCGGTGATCGCCCAGCGTATCTGACTTTCGACATTGATTGTCTTGATCCGGCATTCGCACCGGGAACGGGTACACCGGTCTGCGGCGGACTTTCCACCTATCAGGCTCAGACTTTGGTCCGTGGCTTGACGGGAATCGATTTCAAGGGAATGGACCTGGTCGAAGTCGCACCTGCGTATGATGTCGGGGAAATCACTTCGTTGGCTGGAGCGAGTATAATAATGAACTTCATAAGTCTGATCGCTGAACAAAAAAAGTGTGCTGGGTAG